A single window of Sphingobacterium sp. ML3W DNA harbors:
- a CDS encoding Crp/Fnr family transcriptional regulator has product MKESLLHLHQLLMPFGGLTTEEWAYLTNRLQKVIYHKNERIVKSQGDIYFVHSGIIMEQEEQETNRIVKSNQLIFIPITRNYAQLYTLTFCQLLLLDRKDLYHILARYPHTLVLYDQLLQKSSEEDADRLHLLKRDKKSRITIFKANHRDVLPYMARKDIASYLCISEEYLRKNF; this is encoded by the coding sequence ATGAAAGAGTCTCTATTACATCTACATCAGCTATTGATGCCTTTTGGAGGGCTTACTACAGAAGAGTGGGCTTATTTGACCAATCGCTTACAAAAGGTTATATACCATAAAAACGAGCGTATCGTAAAATCGCAAGGCGACATCTATTTTGTTCACTCCGGTATCATCATGGAGCAAGAAGAGCAGGAGACCAATCGTATCGTTAAGTCCAATCAGCTTATATTCATACCGATTACACGTAATTATGCGCAATTATACACCCTCACCTTTTGCCAGTTGTTACTTTTAGACCGCAAAGATCTTTATCATATCCTGGCCCGATACCCTCATACCTTGGTCCTTTATGACCAATTATTACAAAAATCCAGCGAAGAGGACGCAGACCGCCTTCATCTCCTCAAACGGGACAAAAAATCGCGTATAACGATTTTCAAGGCAAACCACCGCGATGTATTGCCCTATATGGCCCGAAAAGATATCGCGAGCTACCTGTGCATCAGCGAAGAATACCTGAGGAAAAACTTTTAG
- a CDS encoding TlpA family protein disulfide reductase has protein sequence MNKYKIYISSVWKQIQKLFKPSGEGFLLVSKVLVVVLMVICYGESRGQELKEEREIRDKEKDHESQVMLGFRVPDDFWTHEFTILENGAYKKETLMKYRGKPLILDFWATWCTSCMANFPKLDHFREVYGDNMSFLLVNSYDTDTSKVAGVFEEGNVKIPSIVLDGFLKQLFPHQAVPIYVWIDDFGRLGAISTSDFVNDNQIRVLLDRMKGERR, from the coding sequence ATGAATAAATATAAAATATATATAAGTAGCGTCTGGAAACAGATTCAGAAGCTATTTAAGCCCAGCGGAGAAGGGTTTCTGTTGGTCAGTAAAGTGTTAGTGGTGGTTTTGATGGTAATCTGTTATGGCGAGAGTAGGGGGCAGGAGTTAAAAGAAGAAAGGGAAATAAGGGACAAAGAAAAGGATCACGAAAGTCAAGTTATGTTGGGCTTTAGAGTTCCGGATGATTTCTGGACACATGAGTTTACTATTCTTGAAAATGGAGCTTATAAGAAAGAAACTCTAATGAAATACAGGGGGAAACCTTTGATATTGGATTTTTGGGCGACCTGGTGCACATCGTGTATGGCTAACTTTCCAAAATTGGATCATTTTAGAGAAGTTTATGGCGACAACATGAGTTTTCTACTCGTAAATAGTTATGATACTGACACGTCAAAAGTCGCTGGAGTATTTGAGGAAGGTAACGTAAAAATACCCTCGATTGTCCTTGATGGATTTCTAAAGCAATTATTTCCTCATCAAGCTGTGCCAATTTATGTTTGGATAGATGATTTTGGTAGACTAGGTGCTATTTCTACTTCTGATTTTGTCAATGATAATCAAATCAGGGTTTTGCTCGATAGAATGAAAGGAGAGAGACGATGA
- a CDS encoding RagB/SusD family nutrient uptake outer membrane protein, with amino-acid sequence MKDLQALLDNNYTINTNLGPGLLEMNTDDFYVTSTVFNGLTEFEKGLYRWDKDVQFLPRNTNFFWKNPFLAIFYSNTVLDRLEKIERKDDINYDYIKGSALFYRAYAYYQMAQVYCTDYRKHDPVHNNSNLGMPLRLTSNFEEKSVRSTLSDTYSQILTDLEQALLLLPKQVEFVTRPSKTAALAMLARVNLSMENYDKALTYADETLLIKKDLMDYKQVDSKSTTPFEIMNSETIFLAYNTDLWILDPESANVDSMLYMMYDDLDLRKSVFYYKKTDGSIGFKGNYAGFYNSSFFCGLAVDEIYLIKAECLARSNQLGQAKLVLKDLLDKRFSVEFLLPKAVENQDDLLTYILQERRKELVFRGLRHTDLKRLNKDERFKKLLVRKLIVEGEEKTYMLSPNDLRYEVMIPQDVIQITGMVQNP; translated from the coding sequence TTGAAAGATTTACAAGCATTGTTAGACAATAATTATACAATAAATACTAATCTTGGTCCGGGCTTACTTGAAATGAACACGGATGATTTTTATGTGACTTCTACGGTGTTTAACGGTCTTACTGAATTTGAAAAAGGATTGTATAGATGGGACAAGGATGTACAATTCCTGCCTAGAAATACCAATTTTTTTTGGAAAAATCCTTTTTTAGCAATCTTCTACTCAAACACAGTTTTGGATAGGTTAGAAAAAATAGAAAGAAAAGATGATATTAATTACGATTATATCAAAGGTTCGGCATTGTTTTATCGTGCATATGCCTACTATCAAATGGCTCAGGTTTATTGTACAGATTACAGAAAACATGATCCAGTGCACAATAATAGTAATCTTGGAATGCCATTGAGGTTAACATCCAATTTTGAAGAAAAATCGGTGCGTTCTACTTTATCCGATACTTATTCGCAGATATTGACGGATCTTGAGCAAGCTTTACTTCTACTTCCTAAGCAGGTTGAATTTGTAACTAGACCTTCTAAAACAGCTGCACTTGCTATGTTAGCACGAGTTAACCTTTCGATGGAAAATTATGATAAAGCATTAACATACGCAGATGAGACCCTTTTAATTAAAAAAGATTTGATGGATTATAAGCAGGTAGATTCGAAAAGCACTACGCCATTTGAGATAATGAATAGTGAAACTATATTTTTAGCCTATAATACTGACCTATGGATTTTGGATCCTGAAAGTGCCAATGTTGACTCGATGCTGTATATGATGTATGATGATTTAGACTTAAGAAAATCTGTTTTTTATTATAAGAAAACCGATGGATCTATAGGGTTTAAAGGGAATTATGCAGGATTTTATAATTCGAGTTTTTTTTGTGGTTTAGCAGTGGACGAAATATATTTAATAAAAGCGGAATGCTTAGCGCGTTCGAATCAGTTGGGTCAAGCAAAGTTAGTCTTAAAAGATTTATTGGATAAGCGATTTTCTGTGGAATTTTTGTTGCCTAAAGCTGTTGAGAATCAGGATGATTTATTGACGTATATTCTGCAAGAAAGACGAAAGGAATTAGTTTTTAGAGGACTTAGGCATACAGATCTCAAGAGATTAAATAAAGATGAAAGATTTAAAAAATTATTGGTACGTAAATTAATAGTAGAAGGGGAAGAAAAAACTTACATGCTTTCTCCAAATGATTTAAGATATGAAGTTATGATCCCGCAGGATGTAATTCAAATAACGGGAATGGTACAAAATCCTTGA
- a CDS encoding SusC/RagA family TonB-linked outer membrane protein codes for MRFLFVFLFLMINYVVQAQQFLKGKVQDEVGKPVAEVMIKGSKGVVLGKTDIAGHFNIQVPLLPIEIKSSKIGYFTYSAEIIDTAFITIILKIETIQLEEAIVYNDGFQKLPRERATGSFEQLGGNLLKRRVSSTILGQLEGLATGLQFDNRTKSAQLNIRGLNSFSAGNVQPLIVVDNFPFEGSIDQINPNDVASVTLLKDAAATSIWGARAGNGVIVITMKKANDKSKINFSSNWTLQAPEDLYYDPIISSNDFIDLELFLFEKGHFDNFFTNPLTLRKRVLSPVVDLLQKVKLDEMKEDEANRKIDLWRSLDFRKDREKFYQQATLQQYYVRINGGNARSDHSLSIGWDRKIGNELKRNSDRISLRQNNLFKITDRFQVNADLSYTLSMDNASAGISNYFYYPYTQLFDNNGDSNIVPYMLNQNYVNEIKSKGIMDWTFDPYADLNRSQTKNNLDHFGANFTARYSLLDGLNVQLVYGVEGQSGRNTSFYEESSFFAKNLINQFLEVADDGQVKYILPKGSIQDRSFSSLISHRVRSQLDYTTTWYKDHQFNIILGTELSHRKNVGNSYRNYGVDKDVLTMQKVDYVNAYATYDNLYGNNYIPFYGNNSQNVQRFLSVFANAAYTYRERYTLTGSMRKDGSNMFGAVTNEKWNPLWSVGLAWNLSKEDFMKDFLWLNNLRIRSTYGTSGNIGGGANRDPIMTYSGTAQYTNYQYGLINVPPNPYLKWEEVRTFNNGIDFSILQKRISGSFEWYNKKSIDLIAPDQIDPTTGFGNAYRNIGKISGKGIDTKLDISAPRQSPFQWNATLGFSYTKSVVTYYKGTINSTMNYAESGPQILNPILQKELYPLFAYRFAGLDPENGDPRGYYKGEVSKDYQKILNDSLKNLHYYGSALPSHYGFFRGMVGWKRFQFTFSINYKFGHYFRKSTIGYAGLFNGSAGHGDYYDRWQNPGDELWTEVPSMLYPANGNRDNFYKYSEANVLKGDIIRLQDIRLTYIFPKFPLQFHAGINNVGILWRANRKGLDPDYFSTPPSRIYSFGINVNL; via the coding sequence ATGAGATTTTTATTTGTTTTTTTATTCTTGATGATTAATTATGTTGTCCAAGCACAGCAGTTCTTGAAAGGAAAAGTGCAAGATGAAGTTGGCAAACCAGTAGCTGAGGTGATGATTAAGGGAAGTAAAGGTGTGGTGCTAGGTAAAACAGATATTGCGGGTCATTTTAACATCCAAGTTCCTCTGTTACCAATTGAGATCAAAAGTAGTAAAATAGGGTATTTTACATACTCAGCAGAAATCATAGATACAGCTTTCATAACGATTATACTCAAGATAGAAACTATCCAACTGGAAGAGGCTATTGTCTATAACGATGGTTTTCAAAAGTTACCGAGAGAAAGAGCTACGGGTTCTTTTGAACAATTGGGAGGAAATCTACTGAAAAGAAGAGTATCATCTACGATATTGGGACAACTGGAGGGCTTGGCTACGGGATTGCAGTTTGATAATAGGACGAAAAGTGCGCAATTAAACATTCGTGGCCTAAACTCTTTTTCTGCAGGGAATGTTCAACCATTAATTGTTGTAGATAATTTTCCTTTTGAGGGTTCGATAGATCAGATTAATCCTAACGATGTAGCATCTGTTACCCTATTGAAGGATGCTGCGGCAACTTCGATATGGGGGGCTCGTGCTGGTAATGGGGTTATTGTAATTACAATGAAAAAAGCTAACGATAAATCCAAGATCAACTTTTCTTCCAATTGGACTTTGCAAGCTCCGGAAGATCTGTATTATGATCCTATAATAAGCTCGAATGATTTCATAGACCTTGAACTTTTCCTTTTTGAAAAAGGACATTTTGATAATTTTTTCACCAATCCATTGACCTTGCGAAAAAGAGTATTGTCTCCCGTAGTGGATCTTCTGCAAAAGGTTAAGTTGGATGAAATGAAGGAAGATGAAGCAAATAGAAAAATAGACCTTTGGAGAAGTCTTGACTTCCGAAAGGATAGGGAGAAATTTTATCAACAGGCAACTCTTCAGCAATATTATGTAAGGATTAATGGTGGAAATGCTCGCTCTGATCATAGTTTGTCTATAGGATGGGATAGAAAAATCGGTAATGAATTAAAAAGGAATTCAGATAGAATTTCATTAAGACAGAACAATCTTTTCAAAATAACTGATAGATTTCAAGTAAATGCAGATTTATCCTATACTTTGAGCATGGATAACGCATCAGCAGGGATAAGTAATTATTTCTATTATCCTTATACGCAGCTTTTCGATAATAACGGGGACTCTAATATAGTTCCCTATATGCTGAATCAAAATTATGTAAATGAAATAAAGAGCAAAGGAATAATGGATTGGACGTTTGACCCATACGCTGATTTGAATAGGAGCCAGACAAAAAATAACTTAGACCATTTCGGAGCTAATTTTACAGCACGGTACAGCCTGCTAGATGGCCTAAATGTACAACTTGTGTATGGAGTTGAAGGGCAGAGCGGTCGAAACACTTCTTTTTATGAAGAGTCTAGTTTTTTTGCTAAGAATTTGATCAATCAGTTTTTAGAGGTAGCTGATGACGGTCAGGTTAAATACATATTACCCAAAGGGTCTATACAAGATCGGTCTTTTAGTTCATTGATAAGCCACAGAGTTCGTAGTCAGTTAGATTATACCACCACTTGGTATAAAGATCACCAGTTTAATATAATCCTAGGTACTGAGCTGAGCCATCGGAAAAACGTGGGTAACTCATACCGTAATTATGGCGTAGATAAAGATGTCTTGACAATGCAGAAAGTAGATTACGTTAATGCTTATGCTACTTACGATAATCTTTATGGCAATAACTATATACCGTTTTATGGAAATAATTCACAGAATGTGCAGCGGTTTCTGTCTGTATTTGCTAACGCAGCTTATACTTATAGGGAAAGGTATACTTTAACTGGATCTATGCGCAAAGATGGAAGCAATATGTTTGGAGCCGTAACAAATGAAAAATGGAATCCCTTGTGGTCCGTTGGATTGGCTTGGAACCTATCTAAGGAAGACTTTATGAAAGACTTTTTATGGTTAAACAATCTTAGGATTCGAAGTACATATGGCACGAGTGGAAACATTGGCGGTGGTGCCAATCGGGATCCGATTATGACTTATTCGGGAACGGCACAATATACGAATTACCAATATGGTTTAATTAATGTTCCGCCGAACCCATACTTGAAATGGGAGGAAGTAAGGACATTTAATAACGGGATTGATTTTTCTATCCTTCAGAAACGTATATCAGGATCTTTTGAATGGTATAATAAGAAATCAATTGACTTGATCGCACCGGATCAGATTGATCCGACTACAGGGTTTGGAAATGCTTATCGTAATATTGGTAAGATCAGTGGAAAAGGGATAGATACTAAATTGGATATCTCCGCTCCGCGACAAAGTCCATTTCAATGGAATGCAACACTCGGTTTTTCCTATACAAAAAGTGTAGTGACGTATTATAAAGGAACTATCAATTCAACGATGAATTATGCAGAAAGTGGACCACAAATTTTAAATCCAATTTTGCAAAAAGAATTGTATCCATTATTTGCTTATCGTTTTGCAGGTCTTGATCCTGAAAATGGAGATCCGCGAGGTTATTACAAGGGAGAAGTATCTAAAGATTATCAAAAAATACTGAATGACTCATTGAAAAATCTGCATTACTATGGATCGGCCTTACCAAGTCATTATGGTTTCTTTAGGGGAATGGTAGGCTGGAAACGTTTCCAGTTTACTTTTTCCATTAATTATAAATTTGGGCATTATTTTAGAAAATCAACAATTGGATATGCAGGTTTGTTTAATGGATCGGCAGGGCATGGAGATTATTATGATAGGTGGCAAAACCCTGGTGATGAGCTATGGACCGAGGTACCTTCAATGCTTTATCCAGCAAATGGTAATCGAGATAATTTCTATAAGTATTCTGAAGCAAATGTGCTGAAAGGAGATATAATTAGATTACAGGATATTCGGTTAACGTATATATTTCCAAAATTCCCTTTACAATTCCATGCTGGGATTAATAACGTCGGAATCTTATGGCGCGCAAATAGAAAGGGTTTGGATCCAGACTATTTTAGTACACCTCCAAGTAGAATTTATTCTTTTGGTATCAATGTAAATCTTTAA